One window of the Esox lucius isolate fEsoLuc1 chromosome 8, fEsoLuc1.pri, whole genome shotgun sequence genome contains the following:
- the zfyve9b gene encoding zinc finger FYVE domain-containing protein 9 isoform X2 translates to MLKFFSTRDDENESLLGALTEDESDPPSLMDAKHHWLHRPCLLMFKDGDITKPGQLGCEQIGSESPVKPKVHSEGVRNSVAAKEWPVSQPDTSAQRLLKQLEEGTCSVDTISTWGEKHFRESSAPVMISPAKTVGSDVEVDKEKRPQLPSSKEDSVVEEKELEETGLKPQDSPIGPEDLGPFIPPDLEEPVEGSHDAQKQVLKLELQDQPGASGQTNEEDRANRVVEDWATSPVAQSVDPDNELQASPTGILAKERGTVLGEVAPVWVPDAQALVCMKCEVRFTFTKRRHHCRACGKVFCSVCSGLKFRLTHLDGKEGRVCVSCHSTLVKRTPPRGRRRVWFADEIPSNDKSDSAPCTPIRGPTFSPLLLRRSIAATIRSATGSPQISRRAQIVSESPLLNPLQEACGPCGWGTAALVSNHISSSTNLIPLEGLPPILTSTGVKGDYTVEEKPSERVLIQELESGRPNSLVFVLNANLLAMVKLVSYVNRKCWCVTSKGMHAVGQVEVVVLLQCLPDEKIFPKDIFSHFIQLYRDALIGKVLNHLGLSQFSSSFLGSEEHAGFLWVHSTLQSLQGLPMPNQPFLFGLLVLRAEVPWAKAFPLRLMLRLGAEYRFYPCPLYSVRFRKALFGETGHTIMRLLVDFRNYRYTLPVVPGLTMDLEAHRTCIKIPTSSYEELMRALNKSNEHVLAMGACFNVSADSHLICVQGDDGQYQTQAISIHNQPRKVTGSCFFVFSGALKAASGYLAKSSIVEDGLMVQITVETMLELRRSLREMKDYAITCGRVNQSDSEEHVLIQWLENECVLNKGVISPIDGKSMESISSVKMFQKSEYKANGKVIHWTEVFLLQRGDPPDLTDQPPEHSRLTERLARAFCLALCPHLKLLKEDGLAKLGLRVTLDSHQVGFVAGSNTIRHVVVNIRVVCSRLGLWRAVTPSDMWWLTYVLFVPGWVCGGQ, encoded by the exons ATGTTGAAGTTCTTCAGTACCCGAGACGATGAGAATGAAAGCCTCTTGGGTGCGTTGACCGAAG ATGAATCAGATCCTCCATCTCTGATGGATGCAAAACATCACTGGCTACACAGACCCTGTCTGCTGATGTTCAAGGATGGGGATATCACAAAACCAGGGCAGTTGGGCTGCGAACAAATTGGATCAGAGTCTCCTGTGAAACCCAAAGTCCATTCTGAGGGAGTTCGAAACTCCGTGGCAGCAAAGGAGTGGCCTGTTTCCCAGCCAGATACCTCGGCCCAGAGACTGTTGAAACAACTGGAGGAGGGAACCTGCTCCGTTGACACAATCTCCACATGGGGTGAGAAGCATTTCAGGGAGTCTTCTGCCCCTGTGATGATAAGCCCCGCCAAAACAGTTGGGTCGGATGTGGAGGTGGACAAGGAGAAGAGACCTCAGTTGCCCTCCTCCAAGGAGGACTCTGTGGTTGAGGAGAAGGAGCTGGAAGAGACTGGACTGAAACCACAGGACTCCCCCATTGGTCCAGAAGACCTAGGCCCATTCATCCCTCCTGATCTGGAAGAGCCTGTTGAAGGCTCCCATGATGCCCAAAAACAGGTCCTGAAACTGGAGCTTCAGGACCAACCTGGAGCCAGTGGACAAACTAATGAAGAGGACCGTGCCAACAGAGTGGTGGAAGACTGGGCTACGTCCCCTGTAGCTCAATCAGTGGATCCAGACAATGAGCTACAGGCCAGTCCCACCGGCATCCTGGCCAAGGAGCGAGGCACTGTCCTGGGGGAGGTGGCCCCTGTGTGGGTCCCTGATGCCCAGGCACTGGTGTGCATGAAGTGTGAGGTCAGGTTCACCTTCACCAAGAGGAGGCACCACTGTCGTGCCTGTGGCAAG GTCTTCTGTTCTGTGTGCTCCGGTCTGAAGTTCCGACTTACACACCTAGATGGGAAGGAGGGGCGTGTCTGTGTTTCCTGCCATTCAACTCTAGTGAAAA gaACTCCTcccagggggaggaggagggtctGGTTTGCGGATGAGATCCCATCCAATGACAAATCAGACTCCGCCCCGTGTACACCAATCCGAGGCCCCACCTTCTCGCCCCTGTTATTGAGGAGGAGTATAGCCGCTACAATCAGAAGCGCCACTGGTTCCCCGCAGATCAGCAGGAGGGCCCAGATAGTATCGGAGTCGCCGCTgctcaat CCTCTGCAGGAGGCATGTGGTCCATGTGGCTGGGGTACAGCAGCCCTGGTCAGCAACCACATCAGCAGCTCTACTAACCTCATCCCGCTGGAGGGCCTTCCTCCCATCCTCACCTCCACTGGGGTCAAAGGAG ACTACACAGTGGAGGAGAAGCCTTCTGAAAGGGTCCTCATCCAGGAGCTGGAGAGCGGCAGACCCAACTCCCTGGTCTTCGTCCTCAACGCCAACCTACTGGCCATGGTGAAGCTGGTTAGCT ATGTCAACAGGAAGTGCTGGTGTGTGACATCAAAGGGCATGCACGCAGTGGGGCAGGTGGAGGTGGTCGTCCTGCTGCAGTGTCTGCCGGACGAGAAGATCTTCCCCAAAGACATCTTCAGCCACTTTATACAACTGTACAGGGATGCTCTCATTG GCAAGGTACTGAACCACCTGGGTCTCTCCCAGTTCTCCAGTAGTTTTCTGGGCAGTGAGGAGCACGCTGGCTTCCTTTGGGTGCACTCCACTCTTCAGTCCCTGCAGGGCCTTCCTATGCCCAACCAGCCCTTCCTCTTTGGCCTGCTGGTCCTCCGGGCGGAGGTGCCCTGGGCCAAGGCCTTCCCTCTACGTCTCATGCTCAGACTTGGGGCAGAGTACAGAT TCTACCCCTGTCCCCTGTACAGCGTGCGTTTCCGGAAGGCTCTGTTTGGGGAAACGGGACACACCATCATGAGACTGCTAGTG GACTTCAGGAACTATCGTTACACTCTGCCGGTTGTACCTGGACTCACCATGGATCTGGAGGCACACAGAACTTGCATTAAAATCCCCACCAGCAGCTATGAGGAG ctGATGAGGGCTTTGAATAAGTCCAATGAGCATGTACTGGCCATGGGGGCGTGCTTTAATGTGTCGGCAGACTCCCACCTCATTTGTGTCCAGGGGGACGATGGCCAGTACCAGACCCAGGCCATCAGCATCCACAATCAGCCGCGCAAAG TTACCGGTTCCTGCTTCTTTGTGTTCAGTGGTGCTCTGAAAGCAGCGTCAGGATATCTGGCCAAGTCCAGCATTGTGGAAG ATGGCCTGATGGTGCAGATCACTGTGGAGACGATGTTGGAGCTTCGCAGATCGCTACGGGAGATGAAAGACTACGCCATCACCTGTGGGCGGGTCAACCAATCAGACAGCGAAGAGCATGTTCTGATTCAGTGGCTGGAGAATGAATGCGTTTTGAACAAGGG AGTCATCAGTCCCATCGACGGTAAGTCCATGGAGTCCATCAGTAGTGTGAAGATGTTCCAGAAGTCGGAGTACAAGGCCAATGGAAAGGTCATCCACTGGACTGAG GTGTTCCTCCTACAGAGAGGAGATCCTCCTGACCTCACCGACCAACCTCCAGAACACAGCCGGTTGACGGAGAGACTGGCCCGGGCTTTCTGCCTGGCGCTGTGTCCACACCTCAAGCTGCTCAAAGAGGACGGCCTGGCGAAACTGGGACTACGTGTCACTCTGGACTCCCACCAG GTTGGGTTTGTGGCGGGCAGTAACACCATCAGACATGTGGTGGTTAACATACGTGTTGTTTGTTCCAGGTTGGGTTTGTGGCGGGCAGTAACACCATCAGACATGTGGTGGTTAACATACGTGTTGTTTGTTCCAGGTTGGGTTTGTGGCGGGCAGTAA
- the elovl1b gene encoding elongation of very long chain fatty acids protein 1b, giving the protein MLQEIGARASEVSEFLMKGTDPRLKGYPLMGSPGNMSAILVTYIFFVLVAGPRFMANRKPFQLKEVMIIYNFTMVAMSIFIVYEFLMSGWATTYTWKCDPVDYSESPQGLRMVRVAWLFLFSKFIELLDTVFFVLRKKPGQITFLHVFHHSFMPWTWWWGISFAPGGMGSFHAMVNSVVHIIMYFYYGLSAAGPRFQKFLWWKKYMTAIQLVQFVLVSLHVTQYYFMESCDYQVPLFIHLIWMYGTFFFVLFSNFWYQAYIKGKRLPKQEAKPSLNGRANGTPVSKQGDRIVNGVSNGSVHHENGHVGKMKKY; this is encoded by the exons ATGCTTCAGGAAATTGGTGCTAGAGCCTCTGAGGTCTCTGAATTCCTCATGAAAGGAACAG ACCCACGTTTGAAGGGCTACCCACTGATGGGAAGCCCGGGGAACATGTCGGCCATCTTGGTGACCTACATCTTCTTCGTGCTGGTTGCTGGGCCTCGCTTTATGGCCAACCGCAAGCCCTTCCAGCTCAAGGAGGTCATGATCATCTACAACTTCACCATGGTTGCCATGTCCATCTTCATCGTCTATGAG TTCTTGATGTCTGGCTGGGCCACCACCTACACATGGAAATGTGACCCTGTTGATTACTCCGAAAGCCCCCAGGGCCTCAGA ATGGTTCGTGTAGCTTGGTTGTTCCTGTTCTCCAAATTCATTGAGCTTTTGGACACG GTGTTCTTCGTCCTGAGGAAGAAGCCTGGCCAGATCACCTTCCTGCATGTCTTCCACCACTCCTTCATGCCCTGGACCTGGTGGTGGGGCATCAGCTTCGCTCCAG GGGGAATGGGCTCTTTCCATGCCATGGTGAATTCCGTTGTCCACATCATCATGTACTTCTATTATGGCCTTTCTGCGGCTGGACCACGATTTCAGAAATTCCTCTGGTGGAAGAAGTACATGACTGCCATCCAGCTG GTGCAGTTTGTGTTGGTATCGCTTCACGTCACCCAGTATTATTTCATGGAGAGCTGTGACTACCAGGTTCCCCTGTTCATCCACCTCATCTGGATGTATGGCACGTTCTTCTTTGTGCTCTTCTCCAACTTCTGGTACCAGGCTTATATTAAGGGCAAGCGGTTGCCGAAGCAGGAGGCCAAGCCAAGCCTCAATGGGCGGGCTAACGGCACCCCTGTATCCAAACAAGGTGACCGTATCGTCAATGGGGTCAGCAACGGATCCGTTCATCATGAAAATGGCCATGTGGGCAAGATGAAGAAGTACTAG
- the zfyve9b gene encoding zinc finger FYVE domain-containing protein 9 isoform X1 — MLKFFSTRDDENESLLGALTEDESDPPSLMDAKHHWLHRPCLLMFKDGDITKPGQLGCEQIGSESPVKPKVHSEGVRNSVAAKEWPVSQPDTSAQRLLKQLEEGTCSVDTISTWGEKHFRESSAPVMISPAKTVGSDVEVDKEKRPQLPSSKEDSVVEEKELEETGLKPQDSPIGPEDLGPFIPPDLEEPVEGSHDAQKQVLKLELQDQPGASGQTNEEDRANRVVEDWATSPVAQSVDPDNELQASPTGILAKERGTVLGEVAPVWVPDAQALVCMKCEVRFTFTKRRHHCRACGKVFCSVCSGLKFRLTHLDGKEGRVCVSCHSTLVKRTPPRGRRRVWFADEIPSNDKSDSAPCTPIRGPTFSPLLLRRSIAATIRSATGSPQISRRAQIVSESPLLNPLQEACGPCGWGTAALVSNHISSSTNLIPLEGLPPILTSTGVKGDYTVEEKPSERVLIQELESGRPNSLVFVLNANLLAMVKLVSYVNRKCWCVTSKGMHAVGQVEVVVLLQCLPDEKIFPKDIFSHFIQLYRDALIGKVLNHLGLSQFSSSFLGSEEHAGFLWVHSTLQSLQGLPMPNQPFLFGLLVLRAEVPWAKAFPLRLMLRLGAEYRFYPCPLYSVRFRKALFGETGHTIMRLLVDFRNYRYTLPVVPGLTMDLEAHRTCIKIPTSSYEELMRALNKSNEHVLAMGACFNVSADSHLICVQGDDGQYQTQAISIHNQPRKVTGSCFFVFSGALKAASGYLAKSSIVEDGLMVQITVETMLELRRSLREMKDYAITCGRVNQSDSEEHVLIQWLENECVLNKGVISPIDGKSMESISSVKMFQKSEYKANGKVIHWTEVFLLQRGDPPDLTDQPPEHSRLTERLARAFCLALCPHLKLLKEDGLAKLGLRVTLDSHQVGFVAGSNGLPLPAPYLNTLDAVLMPVIHSWGRKRSTVPVVMELIFYILENIS, encoded by the exons ATGTTGAAGTTCTTCAGTACCCGAGACGATGAGAATGAAAGCCTCTTGGGTGCGTTGACCGAAG ATGAATCAGATCCTCCATCTCTGATGGATGCAAAACATCACTGGCTACACAGACCCTGTCTGCTGATGTTCAAGGATGGGGATATCACAAAACCAGGGCAGTTGGGCTGCGAACAAATTGGATCAGAGTCTCCTGTGAAACCCAAAGTCCATTCTGAGGGAGTTCGAAACTCCGTGGCAGCAAAGGAGTGGCCTGTTTCCCAGCCAGATACCTCGGCCCAGAGACTGTTGAAACAACTGGAGGAGGGAACCTGCTCCGTTGACACAATCTCCACATGGGGTGAGAAGCATTTCAGGGAGTCTTCTGCCCCTGTGATGATAAGCCCCGCCAAAACAGTTGGGTCGGATGTGGAGGTGGACAAGGAGAAGAGACCTCAGTTGCCCTCCTCCAAGGAGGACTCTGTGGTTGAGGAGAAGGAGCTGGAAGAGACTGGACTGAAACCACAGGACTCCCCCATTGGTCCAGAAGACCTAGGCCCATTCATCCCTCCTGATCTGGAAGAGCCTGTTGAAGGCTCCCATGATGCCCAAAAACAGGTCCTGAAACTGGAGCTTCAGGACCAACCTGGAGCCAGTGGACAAACTAATGAAGAGGACCGTGCCAACAGAGTGGTGGAAGACTGGGCTACGTCCCCTGTAGCTCAATCAGTGGATCCAGACAATGAGCTACAGGCCAGTCCCACCGGCATCCTGGCCAAGGAGCGAGGCACTGTCCTGGGGGAGGTGGCCCCTGTGTGGGTCCCTGATGCCCAGGCACTGGTGTGCATGAAGTGTGAGGTCAGGTTCACCTTCACCAAGAGGAGGCACCACTGTCGTGCCTGTGGCAAG GTCTTCTGTTCTGTGTGCTCCGGTCTGAAGTTCCGACTTACACACCTAGATGGGAAGGAGGGGCGTGTCTGTGTTTCCTGCCATTCAACTCTAGTGAAAA gaACTCCTcccagggggaggaggagggtctGGTTTGCGGATGAGATCCCATCCAATGACAAATCAGACTCCGCCCCGTGTACACCAATCCGAGGCCCCACCTTCTCGCCCCTGTTATTGAGGAGGAGTATAGCCGCTACAATCAGAAGCGCCACTGGTTCCCCGCAGATCAGCAGGAGGGCCCAGATAGTATCGGAGTCGCCGCTgctcaat CCTCTGCAGGAGGCATGTGGTCCATGTGGCTGGGGTACAGCAGCCCTGGTCAGCAACCACATCAGCAGCTCTACTAACCTCATCCCGCTGGAGGGCCTTCCTCCCATCCTCACCTCCACTGGGGTCAAAGGAG ACTACACAGTGGAGGAGAAGCCTTCTGAAAGGGTCCTCATCCAGGAGCTGGAGAGCGGCAGACCCAACTCCCTGGTCTTCGTCCTCAACGCCAACCTACTGGCCATGGTGAAGCTGGTTAGCT ATGTCAACAGGAAGTGCTGGTGTGTGACATCAAAGGGCATGCACGCAGTGGGGCAGGTGGAGGTGGTCGTCCTGCTGCAGTGTCTGCCGGACGAGAAGATCTTCCCCAAAGACATCTTCAGCCACTTTATACAACTGTACAGGGATGCTCTCATTG GCAAGGTACTGAACCACCTGGGTCTCTCCCAGTTCTCCAGTAGTTTTCTGGGCAGTGAGGAGCACGCTGGCTTCCTTTGGGTGCACTCCACTCTTCAGTCCCTGCAGGGCCTTCCTATGCCCAACCAGCCCTTCCTCTTTGGCCTGCTGGTCCTCCGGGCGGAGGTGCCCTGGGCCAAGGCCTTCCCTCTACGTCTCATGCTCAGACTTGGGGCAGAGTACAGAT TCTACCCCTGTCCCCTGTACAGCGTGCGTTTCCGGAAGGCTCTGTTTGGGGAAACGGGACACACCATCATGAGACTGCTAGTG GACTTCAGGAACTATCGTTACACTCTGCCGGTTGTACCTGGACTCACCATGGATCTGGAGGCACACAGAACTTGCATTAAAATCCCCACCAGCAGCTATGAGGAG ctGATGAGGGCTTTGAATAAGTCCAATGAGCATGTACTGGCCATGGGGGCGTGCTTTAATGTGTCGGCAGACTCCCACCTCATTTGTGTCCAGGGGGACGATGGCCAGTACCAGACCCAGGCCATCAGCATCCACAATCAGCCGCGCAAAG TTACCGGTTCCTGCTTCTTTGTGTTCAGTGGTGCTCTGAAAGCAGCGTCAGGATATCTGGCCAAGTCCAGCATTGTGGAAG ATGGCCTGATGGTGCAGATCACTGTGGAGACGATGTTGGAGCTTCGCAGATCGCTACGGGAGATGAAAGACTACGCCATCACCTGTGGGCGGGTCAACCAATCAGACAGCGAAGAGCATGTTCTGATTCAGTGGCTGGAGAATGAATGCGTTTTGAACAAGGG AGTCATCAGTCCCATCGACGGTAAGTCCATGGAGTCCATCAGTAGTGTGAAGATGTTCCAGAAGTCGGAGTACAAGGCCAATGGAAAGGTCATCCACTGGACTGAG GTGTTCCTCCTACAGAGAGGAGATCCTCCTGACCTCACCGACCAACCTCCAGAACACAGCCGGTTGACGGAGAGACTGGCCCGGGCTTTCTGCCTGGCGCTGTGTCCACACCTCAAGCTGCTCAAAGAGGACGGCCTGGCGAAACTGGGACTACGTGTCACTCTGGACTCCCACCAG GTTGGGTTTGTGGCGGGCAGTAATGGCCTGCCTCTCCCAGCACCGTATCTCAACACCCTGGACGCTGTGCTGATGCCAGTTATACACAGCTGGGGGCGCAAGAGGAGCACAGTCCCTGTTGTCATGGAGCTCATCTTCTACATACTGGAGAACATCTCCTAG
- the btf3l4 gene encoding basic transcription factor 3-like 4: protein MNQEKLAKLQAQVRIGGKGSARRKKKVVHRTATADDKKLQSSLKKLAVNNIAGIEEVNMIKDDGTVIHFNNPKVQASLSANTFAITGHAETKQLTEMLPGILSQLGADSLTSLRKLAEQFPRQVLDNKAPKAEDIEEEDDDVPDLVENFDEASKNEAN, encoded by the exons ATGAACCAAGAAAAATTAGCCAAACTTCAAGCCCAGGTCCGGATAGGAGGAAAG GGCTCCGCACGAAGGAAGAAGAAGGTGGTACACAGAACAGCAACAGCTGATGACAAGAAACTGCAGAGTTCACTAAAGAAATTAGCTGTCAACAACATTGCTGGTATTGAAGAG GTGAACATGATAAAGGATGATGGGACGGTCATCCACTTCAACAACCCCAAGGTTCAGGCATCTCTGTCAGCCAACACCTTCGCCATCACCGGCCACGCCGAGACCAAACAGCTCACTGAGATGCTTCCTGGCATCCTGAGTCAGCTGGGCGCCGACAGCCTCACCAGCCTCCGCAAACTGGCAGAGCAGTTCCCTCGGCAAG ttcTTGACAACAAAGCCCCTAAAGCTGAAGATATtgaagaagaagatgatgaCGTCCCAG ACCTGGTGGAGAATTTCGACGAAGCATCAAAGAATGAGGCCAACTGA